In Streptococcus porcinus, the genomic window TCTCAGCCGTATTCTTGCGACTCCTCTGATAAAGGAATTAGAACAAAGTCAAATCTTCGATGCCATCCAAAGTATTGAAGACCAGCAAGGTATCCGTTATGACCACGTTCAAAAAGAAGCGATCTCTAAAGCATTAACAAATAAAGTGTTTATCCTAACTGGTGGACCAGGGACTGGAAAAACAACGGTTATCAGAGGCATCCTAGATGCTTACGCTAGGTTACATAAGATTGACCTTGATAAAAAAGATATCCCCATTGTTTTAGCAGCCCCAACCGGTCGAGCAGCACGACGCATGAACGAATTAACGGGACTACCTAGTGGGACAATACACCGTCATCTTGGTTTAAACGGCGATAATGATTATCAAGCCATTGAAGATTTCTTAGATTGTGATCTTATTATCATTGATGAATTTTCCATGGTGGATACTTGGTTAGCTAATCAGCTCTTTGGCGCCATTAGTTCCAACACGCAAGTAATCATTGTAGGAGATAGTGATCAATTACCTTCTGTCGGACCTGGTCAAGTCTTGGCGGACCTTTTAAAAGTGGACAACCTCCCTCAAATCGCCTTACGAAAAATCTTCAGACAGTCTGAAGATTCAACCATTGTTGAGCTAGCTAACCAAATCCGTCAAGGTCATTTACCTACTGATTTCAAAGAAAAAAAGGCAGATCGTTCTTATTTTGACGCTTATGCACAGCATATTCCAACTATGATTACTAAAATTGTCTCCTCTGCCATTAAGAGTGGTATTGACCCTGAAGAAATTCAAATTTTGGCACCTATGTATAAAGGTCAGGCCGGAATTAATAGCTTGAATCAATTGATGCAAGAACTCTTAAACCCTCTTCAAAATCAAACAGAATTTCTCTTTAATGAGACGCATTTTCGACTTGGAGACAAGGTTTTACATTTGGTAAACGATGCGCAACTAAACGTCTTTAATGGAGATATTGGTTCCATTACAGATTTGATTCCAGCTAAATATACCGAATCAAAACAAGATGAAATTGTTATGACTTTTGATGGGAGCCAAGTGACCTATCCTCGCAATGAGTGGCTAAAAATTACGTTAGCTTACGCCATGAGTATCCATAAATCTCAGGGGAGTGAATTTCAAGTTGTTATCCTACCTCTAACACGACAATCTGGGCGGTTGCTCCAACGTAATTTAATTTATACAGCTGTTACGCGCTCCAAAAGCAAATTAATTATGCTCGGTGAATACTCAGCCTTTGATTATGCTATCAAACACGTGGGTGACCGGCGCAAAACCTATTTAGTGCAACGCTTTAGCTACAGCAATAAGGATAGCCAACTCTTACATACCCAACAAAACCAACCAGAGAGCTCGGCAATTTCCCAAGCTAAAAGCTCCATAATAAAAGCCCCAGAGTCAGTGGATGAGCCAGCTAAGCCCCAAGAAGACTGTCGCTTAACGGTTAATAACTTTCTTTCAATCGATCCAATGATTGGCCTTAGCCAAGAAGATATCCTCTCTTTTTTCAAAAAAATGTGATTCAATTCTATGAGACCTTATAAACTTATGTTATAATGAACTTGTATTACTAATAAAATACAAAGGGGTTGGAGGTTTCTATGATTTCATACGAAAAAGTGCGGCAGTCACTTAAAACGCTCAATATTCTGATCATTGTCCTAAATGCTATTCTGGTAGTATTCTCTGTCTTTGGACTCATCTCACTATTGCTTATTCTAAATAATGACCAGTTGATTTCACAAATGGGTGCTGATCAAGCAGCTACACTAGAACAAGCTGTTACACCCTTCTCACTATTTATTTCTATTATTGCAATTGCACTAATGACTGCTATCATTATCTACACAGTCATTAATCAATCAAAAATAAAAAAATTATTAGAAGTTAATTATTTACCTTACTACCTAGGATTTGGTTTATGCGCGGTTAATATTATTTCTACCTTATTAACTGCCCCAAATATTATTGGTATTATCATTCAGTTACTCTTCCTTACTCTTTATTACTTTGCATTTAAGAAAGCAAAAACTTTAAATGAGAAAGAGCATTCTGAAACAATCGAAGATATCTAAAAAGCTTAGGGAATAATCCTAAGCTTTTTTATAATTCTAGTAATATCTCGTCATTCTTTTCCTCTAACTGGGTTATAGTGACTCCCAGTAGTCGGATTCCTAATTCCGACTCTTCTATGCTGTCATAAATTTCATTTGCTGTTTGGCTTATTACTTCTAAATCGCGGGTGGCCCGATCTAAACTAACACGCTTCGTCAAAGTTGTGAAATCTGCATAGCGAACCTTGAGAATAACAATTTTCCCCCGTTTATTACTATTACTCAAGGTAGTAACAACACGCTGAGCATGTTTGGTAATTTCCGCTTTTACATCTGCCTCCGCATACAATAGCTTACTATAGGTCCGCTCACTGCCAATTGATTTTCGAATACGATTAGCCTTCACAGGTGAATAACTAATCCCACGCGCCTTCCGATAAAGATCAAATCCAAAGCGACCAAAGTGGTCAATCAAAGTCATTTCTGATAACCCCAATAAATCTTTTCCATTATAGACACCCATCTCATGCAGCTTTTCTACAGACTTTATTCCCACTCCGTGGAATTTTTCGATTGGAAGCTTTTCAAGAAATGGCTGCGCTTGATCTGGTAGAATAAGAGTTAAACCATGAGGTTTCTCAAAGTCACTAGCTAATTTTGCTAGGAACTTATTATAAGATATACCTGCTGAACAAGTCAGATGTAATTCCTTCCAAATATCATACTGGATTAGCTTGGCTATTTTGACAGCCGAAGTCAATCCTAATTTATTTTCAGTAACATCAAGATAGGCCTCGTCAATCGACATAGGTTCTACTAAATCAGTGTAGCGCTTAAAAATCTGCCGAATTTTTAGGCCTACCTCTCTATATTTATCATAATTTCCCGAGATAAATATAGCTTGAGGGCAACGCTCATAAGCTTCTTTCGAGCTCATTGCTGAATGAACCCCAAAGGTTCTAGCCTCATAATTACAGGTCGACACTACACCTCTTCCCCCAGTTTCCCGAGGATCTTTAGCAATAACTACGGGTTTCCCTTTTAGGTCTGGATTGTCACGTATTTCCACTGCAGCAAAAAAAGCATCCATATCAATATGGATAATTTTACGAGATGTGTCGTTAAGGAGCGGAAATATAAGCATAAAATCCTCCTGCAATCATTATAACTTTAAATTTTTAGAAAGACAAAGAAATAGCAGTGATACAGATTGTTACTGTTTTCTCAAACTGTATTATAAAAGAAAAAATAATTTGTCAAGAAATATGCTTGGGAAAACGTTTCCTTTGTGTTAAACTGATTATGTAGGTGTAACAGAACCTTTTGTTACTAGAATATTAAAGGAGAAACTTATGGCAACTGTAAAAACAAACACAGATGTTTTTGAAAAAGCTTGGGAAGGCTTTAAGGGGACAGATTGGAAAGAAAAAGCAAGTGTTTCGAGATTTGTTCAAGCAAACTACACGCCTTATGATGGCGATGAATCATTCCTTGCTGGCGTTACTGAACGTTCATTAAAAATCAAGAAAATTATTGAAGATACAAAAGCAGAATACGAAGCAACTCGCTTCCCGTTTGACACACGTCCTTCTTCAATCGCCGAAATCCCAGCTGGTTTTATCGATAAAGAGAACGAATTGATTTATGGTATCCAAAATGATGAATTGTTCAAACTGAACTTCATGCCAAAAGGTGGTATCCGTATGGCGGAAACCACTCTTAAAGAGAACGGCTATGAACCAGACCCAGCAGTTCATGAAATCTTTACTAAATACGTTACTACCGTAAATGATGGTATCTTCCGCGCCTACACTTCAAATATCCGTCGTGCGCGCCATGCTCATACCGTAACTGGTTTGCCAGACGCATACTCTCGTGGACGTATTATCGGTGTTTATGCTCGTCTTGCTCTATATGGTGCAGATTACTTAATGCAAGAAAAAGTAAATGACTGGAACGCTATTACTGAAATTGATGAAGAATCAATCCGTCTACGTGAAGAAATTAACCTACAATACCAAGCACTTGGTGAAGTCGCTAAACTTGGGGACCTTTATGGTGTTGACGT contains:
- the dinB gene encoding DNA polymerase IV, which codes for MLIFPLLNDTSRKIIHIDMDAFFAAVEIRDNPDLKGKPVVIAKDPRETGGRGVVSTCNYEARTFGVHSAMSSKEAYERCPQAIFISGNYDKYREVGLKIRQIFKRYTDLVEPMSIDEAYLDVTENKLGLTSAVKIAKLIQYDIWKELHLTCSAGISYNKFLAKLASDFEKPHGLTLILPDQAQPFLEKLPIEKFHGVGIKSVEKLHEMGVYNGKDLLGLSEMTLIDHFGRFGFDLYRKARGISYSPVKANRIRKSIGSERTYSKLLYAEADVKAEITKHAQRVVTTLSNSNKRGKIVILKVRYADFTTLTKRVSLDRATRDLEVISQTANEIYDSIEESELGIRLLGVTITQLEEKNDEILLEL
- the recD2 gene encoding SF1B family DNA helicase RecD2 codes for the protein MEYFFSGSIDRIIFENASNFFKILLVELEDTDSDFDDFEIIVTGTMADVAEGEDYTFWGELTQHPKYGQQVKLTRYQKNKPSSSGLIKYFASDHFKGIGKKTAEKIVQLYGENTIDKILEDPSQLETISGFSKANRQAFISKLKLNYGTEQIIANLVALGISNYYAFQIFDTYKDQSLEIVKENPYRLVEDIQGIGFKMAEELAAEIGIASDAPERFRAALLHCLLQESINRGDTFIEARDLLDYAITLLEEARQVECDPAQVAQELSQLITDQKVYNSGTKIFDSSLFLAEDGIQKHLSRILATPLIKELEQSQIFDAIQSIEDQQGIRYDHVQKEAISKALTNKVFILTGGPGTGKTTVIRGILDAYARLHKIDLDKKDIPIVLAAPTGRAARRMNELTGLPSGTIHRHLGLNGDNDYQAIEDFLDCDLIIIDEFSMVDTWLANQLFGAISSNTQVIIVGDSDQLPSVGPGQVLADLLKVDNLPQIALRKIFRQSEDSTIVELANQIRQGHLPTDFKEKKADRSYFDAYAQHIPTMITKIVSSAIKSGIDPEEIQILAPMYKGQAGINSLNQLMQELLNPLQNQTEFLFNETHFRLGDKVLHLVNDAQLNVFNGDIGSITDLIPAKYTESKQDEIVMTFDGSQVTYPRNEWLKITLAYAMSIHKSQGSEFQVVILPLTRQSGRLLQRNLIYTAVTRSKSKLIMLGEYSAFDYAIKHVGDRRKTYLVQRFSYSNKDSQLLHTQQNQPESSAISQAKSSIIKAPESVDEPAKPQEDCRLTVNNFLSIDPMIGLSQEDILSFFKKM